The sequence CAGGACTTGGACTTAAGGGTTACATTTTAGCTATGGAAGGATTAATAGATTTTATTAAAAATCAAAAAAACTAGTTATTTTATTTGAAGATATTGTTTACTTTTTTGATATTGTAAGCTATAATCAAAATAGAAGGTACTTTAATTTAAACTAAATATTTAATAGGAGGAGATTTATATGAGAAAGATACTTATTCCATTAGATGGTAGTGAAAGAAGTTTACATTCTATTTCTTTAATGAAAGAACTATATGCGCCTACTGAAGTAGAAATAGTTTTAATGTATGTTGAAGAGGGAACAGAAGAAATTTACAAAGATTTAGATGAAGCATTAAGAGGAAAAACTTATGAAGAGGGGAAAAGAATATTTGAAAGCCACAATTTAAAGGACAAAATAGAGAAAAAATTAGATTCTCCTATGGAACTTTTAAAAGATTATTCTGTTAAAAAAGAAGTATCTTTTGATAAAAAAATTGGTAAAGAAATATTGAAGGTAGCTAAAGAAAATGAAGTGGATCTTATTATAATGACTAAATCAACTAAAAAAGGATTTGAAAAAATGATTGGTTCAGTTACTACTTATGTAGTTAAGCATGCTCATTGTATGCTTCTTATTGCTCCAGAATAAAATAAATGAATTTAAGAGCCCGTAAAAGGGTTCTTTTTTTTATTTATATTTATTATAATTGACATAATTAAAAATATGTAATATAGTGATATAGAACTAAATAAATAAGGAGAAAAAATGGACAATAAATTATTACAATATTTTATTTTAATTTTAGGAACTTTTGCCTTGTCAACTTCAGCTATATTTGTTAAATTAAGTGATGCTCCTTCTTCTATAGTAGCTTTCTATAGATTAGGTTTTACTTTTTTAATGTTATTTCCCTTTGTGTTTACAAATAAAAAAAATTTAAAACAAGTAAAAGAATTAACAAAAAAACAAATTTTAATAGGGGCTGCTTCTGGGATATTTTTATCACTACATTATCTATTATGGTTTGAATCTTTAAAATTTACATCGGTAGCAAGTTCTACAGTTATTGTAACTCTTCAACCTGTTTTTGCCTTTGCAGCAAGTGCTTTAATATTTAAAGAAAAATTTTCTAAGCAGGCAATTTTAGGAGCTTTTATTTCTATTATAGGTTGCGCTATTATAGGATGGGGAGATTTTCAGATTAGTGGGACAGCATTAATTGGAGATATAATGGCTTTTGTAGCTGCAGGAGTTATAACAGCTTATTTTTTTGTGGGACAAATTTTAAGGAAAGAAATAGATGTAGTTCCTTATTCTATTGTAGGATATGGAATGAGCTCTATAATTTTGTTTGTATATTCTATAGTAACAAAAGCTTCTTTTTTTAATTATTCTAAATTAACTTGGTGGTGTTTTTTAGGATTAGCTCTTATTTCAACAGTTTTAGGTCAGGTTATCTTTAATTGGTTGTTAAAATGGGTTAGTGCTTCAACAGTTTCCATGTCTATTTTAGGAGAATCTGTAGGAACGTGTATTCTTGCTTATCTTATACTTGGAGAGATTTTAACAATAAAACAATTTATAGGAATATTAATTATTTTAAGTGGTCTTTTAATGTATTTTATAGATAATAAAAAGAAATCAGATAATAGTTAAGCTCCCTTAAGGGAGCTTTTTTTATTTCATTAGATTGAAAATAGAAATATTTTTAATGATTTTTTTATTTATATTATAATTTCCATTGTATATATAAATTGGAACTAAAGCTTTTGTATGAGAACCATTATTTTTCCAATCAAAACTAGGAACTTTATTTTTTCCTTTATTAATTAAATTTTTAATTCCACCAGTTTCGTGATCAGCGGTTATAATAACCATAGTATCTTTATTTTTTTTAGCCCATTGTAAAACATAGTCTACAGTGGAACCAAAATTTTTCATTTCATGGATAGTTCTATCTTTTTCAAGAGCATGGGAAGCATCATCTATTCTACCTCCTTCTACCATTAAGAAGAAGCCTTTTTTATTTTTTGAAAGTATATTTAAAGATTTTGCTGTCATTTCTTTTAATGAAGGAGCTATCTTTTCTTGATCAAAGTATGGAAGATTTGTATTTCCAAAAGTAGCAATTATTGGTTTGTTTTTATAAGATAAAAGTTTAAAATCATCATAAGTATCAATAACTTGAAAGTTATTTTGTTTAAAAGATAATTTTTTTAAATCTGTAAGCTTAGGATCTCCACCTCCCATTATAATATCTGGCTTTATACTAAGGAAATCATTTAAAATTTCATCATGATTGTGTCTGTTGTTGCTGTGAGAAGCGAAAACAGCAGGAGTAGCATCTGTTATTGAGGTTGTAGTAATTATTCCAGTTGATTTTCCTTCTGATTTTTTAAGTTCAAGTATAGTTTTTTCATTCTTGTTAAAAATATTTTCAGATATTTTTCGAGGGTTAGTTTTAATTCCTGTAGCCATTGCTGTTCCAGCAGCAGCAGAATCTGTAGTTTCAAAAAACATACTTAAATTTTCAACATATCCTTTTGGTAAAGATTCAAATTTAAATTTTTGACCATTTAAATATTCTCCAGCTTTTATATGATTTTCGCCCATTCCGTCTCCAATTAAAAGAATAACATTTTTAGGTGCTTTTTCTTTAGGGAAAAGAAAAGATGTTGAATGTATAAAGAATATTAAAAATATAAAAATGATAAAGGTTAAGACGATTTTTGTTAATTTTTTCATTTGAATAACTCCTTTTGTGTATTGTAAAGTTATTATAAATGAAAAATATTAATATTTGGTTAATATTTCCTTAAAGTTTTTTTATTATAAAAAAGAACTATAGATTTTTCTATAGTTCTTAGTATATTTATTATTTGTTTTTTAGATATCATAGGTTAATAAATTTCCATTTTTATCATATCGTTTAGGTTTTTTCAAATTTTCTTTCATGGTTTTGAAAAATTCTTTTTTTTCATTTTGGGAAATATTTTTTTTAAAAACAATTTCTCCATTTTTTATTTCTACTTTTTTAATTAAATTTTTGGGAAAAGGAACTAGCATTCTAAATCACCTCTTTCAATCTATAATATTACTTTAAAATAAGATTTTTTATAATTTCATACATATCTCCCTACTCAAAGTATACTACTTTTATTTTAGATAATCAATTTTTATATTTTGTTTACGGGCTAAATATAAGTAATTTTAAAATTAATCCTTCTAAATAAATGTTTTTGATAATAAAATATTAAATAATTATTACTCTTAAAAAAGATTAAGGTGGTATAATATAGATAAGAATTCTTTTCAAAATTATCTCAATCATGAAAAACAACTTATAATATGTGCTTGAAGCATTTTTAAAACACGAGGTATAAAAAAAATAGTATTGACATATTAAAAAAATAGTATATAATATTTTAAAACTATAAATTAAATTTAATTGATTATAAGTTTTTAAAATTATAAACAAAATGTACGGTATTCTTAATGGAAATTAAGAGAGGAGGAGTTTATGAGTGTAGAGCATAGAGGAGAATGGGGCTCAAGAATGGGATTTATTCTTGCAGCTATAGGTTCAGCAGTAGGATTAGGAAATATATGGAGATTTCCATATACGGTAGCAAGTAATGGAGGGGGAGCATTTTTAATTCCTTATTTAGTAGCATTATTAACTGCAGGAATTCCAATTTTAATATTAGAATTTTCTTTAGGTCATAAAACGAGACATAGTGCTCCAGGAGTATTTGGACATTTAAATAAAAAATATGAAGTTGTTGGATGGTTTCAAACATTGATAGCTTTTTGTATAACAACTTATTATGTTGTCATTATTGCGTGGGCTGTAAGTTATGCAGGATATGCATTAACTGGAGCTTGGGGGAGTGATCCGAAAGGATTTTTATTTGGAAATTATTTACAATTAACTGACTCTCCAATGAAATTAGGAGGATTGAATACAAAGGTATTAATTCCACTTTTAATTGTATGGTTAGTTAATTATATTGTTATTAGGTTAGGTATTAAGGGGGGGCTAGAAAAAGCAAATAAAATATTTATGCCTTTACTTGTAATAGCTCTTTTAATTATTGTAGTAAGAGGAGTAACTTTACCAGGTGCTTTATCAGGTTTAGATTATTTTTTCAAACCAGATTTTAGTAAACTATTAGATCCTCAAGTTTGGTTATCTGCTTATGGTCAAATTTTCTTTTCTTTAAGTGTTTGTTTTGCAATTATGTATGCTTATTCTAGTTATTTACCAAAGGATTCAGATATAGTAAACAATGCATTTATAACAGGACTTGGAAATTGTAGTTTTAGTTTATTATCTGGAATAGGAGTATTTAGTGTGTTAGGGTACATGGCTTATAGTCAAGGTGTAAGTGTAGCAGAAGTATCTTCAGCTGGAGTAGGGCTTGCTTTTGTAGTTTTTCCTCAAGCTATAAGTGCATTGCCAGGGATGAATGGAATAATCGGAGTAATTTTCTTTGCTTCTTTAATATTTGCAGGATTTTCATCTTCAATATCAATAGTGGAAGCTGTAGTGGCATCTATTAGAGATAAATTTAATTTAACAAGAAAACAAGCTTTAAATAGATTTACATTAATATCAGGTTTATTATCTTTAGTTATAGCTACTAAAGGTGGATTATATATTTTGGATATCGTGGATTATGCAACAAATCAATATGGAATTGTTATGGCAGGATTTGCGGAACTAGTTATATTTGGATGGCTTTTTAAAACTGATAGTGTAAGAAGATATGCGAATAGTCTTTCTGATTTTGCAATTGGAAAGTGGTGGTTAGTTTGTATTAGAGCTACATCATTAATTCTTGGATTAATGTTGTTCTTGAAAATAAAAAATACAATAAATAATCCATATGAAGGATATTCTTGGCTAGCTTTAGGGATATATGGAATGGGTGTAATTATTGCAGTTATAATTGGAGCGATTATACTGGCTAAGAAAAAAGGTTCAGATAAATTTGAACAAGATATATATCATAATGGTCTTGGAAATGAAATAAAATTAGATGTAGAAGATTAAAAGGAGGATGAGTTTATGAGTACAGGAGCAATAATAATGGCTATTTTAAGTTGTGTCATCCTTTGGGGTGGATTTGCAGTTTGTTTAAGAATTGCTTTAAAGTCAAATAAATAATAAAATGACTCTACTTATTAAAAACTTTAATAGGTAGAGTCTATAAAAATAATTAAAAAATAAATTTTAAGTCTTGACATTTTATAGAATAAAAGGTATTATATTACTACCATGTCAAATATTTAAAATTTTATATTTTTAAATATTTACCAAAAGGGCTTAGTTAATTTCTAAGCCCTTTTAGTTTATCTAAATTATTTATTTCATAAGATAAAACTTCTTTCCAAATTTCTTTTAGATAAATGTTATTAAAGTATTTTTTTATTGTGCAATATCCAGGTAAATTTTCACATAGTGAAATTTCAGTCATAGATAGTTTGTGATCATTGTTTTTGTGATATTCTTCTAAAAGTTTAATTGTTAAAATTTCTTTGCTATATGTTTTATAACTATTTGGAACTTTAAGATCATCACATATACTTCCAGCTAAAGCATTAATATAACCATATTTTTTTAAATAAGAATCTCTAAATTCTTTTTTATCTGACGGATTATATATTTTTATAAAATTTTCCATTTGTTTTTGATGAGTCATTTGTCCAAATAAGAGGTGAGGGCGGGAAATTTTAATATTGTGCAAATAAGGTTTTGTGATTGGCTTTATTGTTAAATTAAAATTATTTTTTTCAAAATATTTAGCAATTAAGTCGAATAGATTGTAAAAATCTTTAATATTTAAATCATTCATAAGTTTTAAATTATTATTAAACAATAATTTTGTGGAAATAATTATATTTTCTTTTGAATATTTTAGTAAAAGATTTTTTAATAATAATTCTTCCTTTTCTTCCATAAGAGTCATCTCCTTAAAATACATTCTGTTACTAAATTATATTATATGCTTTATTTTGAAAAAATCAAATAAATTTTAAATTTTTAGTTGTGGTTAATCATTCCCATATTAACAATTCTGTTTTTTATTAAAGCTGTAACTTCATCTAAATTTTCATTAATTTTTTCTTTTCTTTTTTGTGAATCTTTGTAAGGGAAACTAACTGCTTTTTTATTAATTAATTTTTCAAGGGCTTGAGCTTCTAAATTACAAAGACATTTTATTTCTTTTCCTTTAACATATATTTCTTCTAAGTAAAATGGTTTATGTTTATCTAGAGCAACAGACAAACTATTGTAAGTAGATTTAAAGTTTTCTAATCTCTTTTTCTTTTCAGTAACTGTAATGGGAGAATCTAATTTAGGAGCCAATTTATTTGTTTCGAGATTTAAATTGTAGATCAAGTCAAAAATTTCAGTGTATATTTTAAATTCTAATTCAAATTGAAGTTTTGCAACTGAGTTTTTACTTGCTAAGAAGTCTTTATACTCTTTTATTTGAGTTTTCAATATGAAAATAATGAAGAAAGGATTTATAAAAGCTAAAATTGCTATAACGGCTGTCATATTTAAGTTTGTGAAAATACTAAGTCTAATTAAAATAAATAAAAAAAATACATATGCTAAAACTTTAAAAGCTTGTTTTTCTAAAAGATTTTTCTTTTCCATATATTCTCATCTCCTTAAGGTTCTTTTCTATAATTATACTATAAGAATATAAAAAAAGGATTAAATACTAGCTTTTAAATTATGTTATAAAAAAATCTTTAATAAAGTTGACAAATTGAAATTATGAGGGTATCCTTTTAGTAACCTCAATATTAAATTATTTGTGTAATATTTTTTACCTAAAGACCTAGTTTTCTAGGTCTTTTTATATTAACTTTCTAACCAATCCCAAGCTTCATTTATTTTATTAGCTTCAAATTTAGCTCTATTGATATTAGCTAATTCAAATAGGGGCTGTATTTGTTTGAAAAATATTTCTGCTATTTCAGCATCTGAAACTAAAGCAACTTTATTGATTCTATTAAAATTTTGAACTATCCACTTTAAATCTTCTAATTCTGCTTTGGTATCCCAAGTGATATTTTTTTCTACTAGAACAAGAATATTTATTTTTTCATGCTTTTCTAAAATAGAATTTAATTTTCCTAAAAAAGTTAGTTCTTCTTCTAAAGTTACTTTTCCACTAGCATGTATTCCAAAATTAGCCTTATTGCTTCTTGAAAGTAATTCAATCATATTATCCTTCCTCCTTCATATAAATGAAACCAATAAAATAAATATCTAATTATTAAAACGTATTACTATAAGTACATTGTAGATCTTTTCATGATTCTTTTCAATGGAAAAATATAAAAAATTAAAAGACTTGACATATGAAGATTATAAGAGTATTCTTAAATTAATCTTTTCTTAATATACAAGTGTTATCTTTCTAAAGGCTTAGTTAATTCTAAGCCTTTTTTTATTTAAATAATCATTAAATAACAGTGCCAAATTTAACTTTCTTAAATATAATAATTTAAACTGTTGACAATTAATACATCTGGAGGTATATTTAAAACGTAGTGTTCGCTATAAATTTAAATTATGTAAGGAAGGAGGTATTTGTTATGATTTTTTATATAAATGAGAATACACACGAAATACATAGACTAACATGTAGTTTTGTTGATCCTGATAAATATCCTAATGTTGTTTATTTAGGAAATTATAATTCTTCTGAAAAAGCAGTAATAGATGCTTTAGAAAGAAGTTATTATAAAGCAAATGCTTGCACTCATTGCTGCTCTAAAACTAATGTTGATTAATTTTTTAGTTAGAGACTAGGGTGAAACTAAGCTTTTTTGTAATTGCTTTTCAGATATTTAATAAAAATAAATAGATTATAAATAAAAAAAGAAAACCTTTTATAATATAAGGCTTTCTTTTTTTATTGTTTAAAGTTTAGGGTAGGAAACTCATAAACCTGACTAAAGTTTAGGAGTTAATAAAATGTAAAACATCTACATCACAAGATAATAATACCACAATTAACTTTGAAAGTCAAATCATTTGATTTTAATGTTAAAATCTTTTAATAATCCAATTAAATCAGGAAGAGAAAATTGTCCTCCTGTGATATTATTTGTTAAAGGATTTATTCTATAATTAGTAGCTTTTTTAAAGTTAGAATTTTCTAAATTGCAATTTTCAAAACATGTTCCTTGTAAGTCACAATTTTTAAAAGAGGCTTGTTTAAGATTAGTATTAGAAAATAAACATTCTTTTAAAGTGGAATTTGAAAAATCTATTTTCTTTAAATCTAATTTGCTAAAATCACAATATTTTAAGTATGATTTAAGAAAGACTACTTCAATTATAAATTGATTGATATTACTTAAAAAAATATTGATAAGTTCAGAATTTTCAAAATTTAAATCTATAAATTTTGAATGGCAGAAAGTACAGGTATTTAATTGACAAGATTTAAAGGTACAGTTTTCAAAGATAGTATTATTAAAGTTTATTTGGTTAAAAGCTATTCCTTCAAATGTGCAACTTAAAAATTCGCTGTTTTCAAAAGTTAATGTTTCCATATCTTTTTTAGTAAAAATTATATCTTCGTAGTACATATTTCACTTTCTTTATAAAAAGTTTAAACTATTTATTTTTTTGTTTTAATATAACATAGAGGTGAGAAGGAGTCAATTTTTAATGTGATTAAGGAAGAGATAATAAAATAATTAGAAATCAAAAAAAGAAAACCTTTTATATAAAAAGAGATTTTCTTTTTGTTCCACATTGGTTAGATTAAAATATGTTAATTCCTGATACACCTTCAGAATATAACATAAAGTTTACATTCCACATTGGTTAGATTAAAATGAAAAAGCTATTATCAATGGTATTAAAGATGGTAAAGGTTTACATTCCACATTGGTTAGATTAAAATTAAAAGGAGCTATAATAGGAATCGTTATTTTGATTTGTTTACATTCCACATTGGTTAGATTAAAATGTTACATACATTTTTGGAAAGTAAGCAAGATTTTACAACTGTTTACATTCCACATTGGTTAGATTAAAATTAGTGTCCATTTCTTTTCTTTGTAATTTATATTCTTATGGTTTACATTCCACATTGGTTAGATTAAAATTAACCAAATAGAAATCAAAAAAGAAATTGTAGATATGATGGTTTACATTCCACATTGGTTAGATTAAAATTTTTCTACTATTTTATCTTCTATTTCTTCATAATTTTCGTTTACATTCCACATTGGTTAGATTAAAATAGGTACCCTTGTAACCTTTTTAAAATTATAACATAAGAAAGTCGTTTCTGTCGACCCCCTAAATTTTCATGATTTTTGCTATAAGTTTTACTAATTCATCTCTTTAATTTTTATGTAAAATATTTATTTTGTTAGCTTTATAAAAAACTGTCGATCTATAGGTAAATTTGTCTTACCGGAGGTCGACAGTTTTTGAAGCTTTAAAATATAAAAAATTTATATATTTAACTTTTTAAGATATTTTTAGACTTGATAAATTGAGATTATGAGGGTATCCTCGTAATACTTAAAGATATTACAGACTAAGGCTTAGTTAATTCTAAGTCTTTTTTATTCACTGTTGACAAATTTAAAAAACGGGTGTAGTATCAAGTTAGATGTAAATATTTCATAGAGTAACTCCTAAAATTTAAATCCTTAAGACCTGGAATTATTTCTAGGTCTTTTTGGTGTGTTGACAAAGTAGTAATTCAGGAGTATATTATATTTAGCATAATCCTTATGCAATGTAATATTGAAAGGTCTAGATATATATCTAGACCTTTTTGTGTTTGTTGACAAATTAAGAATTTGAAGGTATAACTATAGTGCCATTAAAAATATATTAAGCATTACCTTTTAAGACTTAGATTTTTATCTAAGTCTTTTTTTATAGAAAGATTATTGGTTGACAATTGATTTGTCTAGGTGTATACATAGAATGTAGGAAGCATTAAGTTAAACTATAAAAGAGAGGAGGTGCTAATAGATGTCAAAGACTAATAAAGAACTAGCTGTTGATGTAGCTTTAAAAATTATTGAAGCACAATTGATAAGTTTTTATGATCCAAATAGACCTAGTGATAGTAAAAAGAAATATGAAGCTACCCCACTAATAAATATTACTTGTAAGATAATAAAAGATGTTTATAAAACATTGGAAGAATTAGATGGAAATTCAAACAAAGAGATAGATATAGATATCGAGGCTCTTGATATACCATAGTTAAATCTTGGGTTAGTTAACCCAAGATTTTTTTATTTACTAAATTTATTTTATTTAGTTTTGTTTGTTGGAATTTTTTTATAAAATTGTAGTTAATTATAATTCTTATTAAAGAATTATTTTAGAAAATTTTAGAGAAAAAGGTATATTTGTTTTATTAATTTCCATAGTGGTTAGATTAAAATTTACAGCAGAATTTAATTTTGCTACAGATATGAAAGAATTTACATTCCATAGTGGTTAGATTAAAATAAACCCTTTTAGAACGGCGTCCTCTGTAATAAAATTATTTACATTCCATAGTGGTTAGATTAAAATAGGTACCCTTGTAACCTCCCTAAAATTATAGCATAAGAAAGTAGTTTCTGTCGACCCCCTAAAATTGCATAAATTTTCCCATAAGTTTTTCTTGTTTATTTAATAAATTTCCTGATAAAGTATTTTTTTTGTTGAAGTTATAAGAAACTGTCGATCTATAGGTATTTTTACCTTACCGGAGGTCGACAGTTTTTGGATTTAAAAAAAGAAATATGATAAAAGTTTTCAAAACTAAAAGTTTCTTCAATAGGTTTAACATATAATGGTTTAGTTCAATATTCGAAATGATAAAGTAACTTTTTCAAACAATTTTTAAATGTTTTGCTTTTTTTTAATATTTTTAGACTTGACAAATTAAATTTTTGGGGGTATCCTCATAATACCTTTAAGTATTATATATTACAGACTAAGGCTTAGTTCATTCTAAGTCTTTTTTATTTTGTTTTACAGTTGACAAAATAAAAATATGAAGGTATAACTATAGTGCCATTAAAAATATATTAATCATTAACTTTAAAGACTTAGATTTTTATCTAAGTCTTTTGTTATTTAATAAATAATATTTTCTTTCAAATTGAAATATTAAAAATTTACAAAAAAATAAAAAAAGGTAGAAAATAATTCTACCTTTTGTTTGTTTCTTGTTTGTTGTAATTTTGAAAACATATGCAATTGTACACCGACAAAAAGAATTATAAATTACATAAAGCATTGTTTTTCAACAGTTTTACAACTTTATGCAAAGTTATAAAAAAGATGGTGCCTAAGGCGGGACTTGAACCCGCAAGGTGCAAAGCACCGGGAGATTTTGAGTCTCCTACGTCTACCAATTCCATCACTCAGGCACTACCCAAATATAGTATCTCTTTTTCCAGAATATGTCAATATTTTTTTTAAAAAAATAGATATTTTTTAAATTTGTAGTATAATATAATAAGTGAAGATACAAAGAAAAGGTAGGAGGAATATTACATGAAAATTAAGGTTAATAGTTGCAATAAAATAAAAGATGGTTATGAAATAACAGTTGAGTATATTGATATATTTTCATTAAGATTATATCCAGATGGAAAAGGTGGACAATTAGGGGATAGAGGAAATATAGGTGGAATAGAAATTTTAAAAGTAACAAGTGATAATGTTGTTTTAAAAGAAAAAATAGAATTAGGTATATATGATTATGAAATAGATATGGAAAGAAGAGAAGATATAGCTATTCAACATAGTGCAGAACATTTATTTTCTGGAATAGCAAAGGAAAAATTTAATTTAAATAATGTTGGCTTTAGAATGACTGAAACAGTTACTACAATTGATTTAGATTCTAATGATATATCAGAAAATATAGTTAAAGAACTAATGAAGGAAATAAATTTAGCTGTAAAAAAAGGTGGAGCAATAGAAACTAAAATTTGTTCTATTGAGGAAGCTAAAAGAATAGAATTGAGAAAACCAATTAGTTCAAAGATTAAAAGTGATGAAATTAGAATAGTGAAAATATCAAAATTTGATACTTGTGCCTGTGCAGGATTTCATATAAATGATTTAAAAGATATAAGAATTGTGAAGTTAGTTTCTAAGGAAATAAAAGGAAAAAATACAAGATTTTCAATAATAGCAGGACAAAGAGCTATAGATGATTATGAAGTTAAAAGTGAAGTAGTAACTGCTTTAAATCATAAATTTAGTTGTAGAGATAATGAAATAATTTCTTCTATTGATAAACAACTTGAACATTACGAAAATTTGAAAAAAGAATTTAATGAACTTAATCAAGAATATACAAAATTATTATATAAAACATTAGATAATAAAATAGAAGAAATTAATGGAAATAAAATAGTATTTTTAGAAGAAAAAAAAGAAGTAATTAACGAAATAAAAAAAATATTTGATAAGGAACTAACTTTAGTTGGATTAACTGGTGAAAATATAATGTTTGTAAGTAATGTTTTAGACTGTGGATATTTAATAGGAGAAATAAAAAAAATAAATCCAAATTTAAAAGGTGGAGGAAAAGGAAAGCAAGGAAATCTTAAGGGAAGTTTAGAAAAGAATGAAATTATTGAAATCTTAAAAAAGATTTTATAGTATAAATATTGTTATTTTTATGAAAGTTTGGTATAATTAATCTTAGACTTTATAATTTTGGAGGAAAAATGGAA is a genomic window of Fusobacterium sp. JB019 containing:
- a CDS encoding DMT family transporter, translated to MDNKLLQYFILILGTFALSTSAIFVKLSDAPSSIVAFYRLGFTFLMLFPFVFTNKKNLKQVKELTKKQILIGAASGIFLSLHYLLWFESLKFTSVASSTVIVTLQPVFAFAASALIFKEKFSKQAILGAFISIIGCAIIGWGDFQISGTALIGDIMAFVAAGVITAYFFVGQILRKEIDVVPYSIVGYGMSSIILFVYSIVTKASFFNYSKLTWWCFLGLALISTVLGQVIFNWLLKWVSASTVSMSILGESVGTCILAYLILGEILTIKQFIGILIILSGLLMYFIDNKKKSDNS
- a CDS encoding pentapeptide repeat-containing protein, producing MYYEDIIFTKKDMETLTFENSEFLSCTFEGIAFNQINFNNTIFENCTFKSCQLNTCTFCHSKFIDLNFENSELINIFLSNINQFIIEVVFLKSYLKYCDFSKLDLKKIDFSNSTLKECLFSNTNLKQASFKNCDLQGTCFENCNLENSNFKKATNYRINPLTNNITGGQFSLPDLIGLLKDFNIKIK
- a CDS encoding universal stress protein, giving the protein MRKILIPLDGSERSLHSISLMKELYAPTEVEIVLMYVEEGTEEIYKDLDEALRGKTYEEGKRIFESHNLKDKIEKKLDSPMELLKDYSVKKEVSFDKKIGKEILKVAKENEVDLIIMTKSTKKGFEKMIGSVTTYVVKHAHCMLLIAPE
- a CDS encoding alanyl-tRNA editing protein, which translates into the protein MKIKVNSCNKIKDGYEITVEYIDIFSLRLYPDGKGGQLGDRGNIGGIEILKVTSDNVVLKEKIELGIYDYEIDMERREDIAIQHSAEHLFSGIAKEKFNLNNVGFRMTETVTTIDLDSNDISENIVKELMKEINLAVKKGGAIETKICSIEEAKRIELRKPISSKIKSDEIRIVKISKFDTCACAGFHINDLKDIRIVKLVSKEIKGKNTRFSIIAGQRAIDDYEVKSEVVTALNHKFSCRDNEIISSIDKQLEHYENLKKEFNELNQEYTKLLYKTLDNKIEEINGNKIVFLEEKKEVINEIKKIFDKELTLVGLTGENIMFVSNVLDCGYLIGEIKKINPNLKGGGKGKQGNLKGSLEKNEIIEILKKIL
- a CDS encoding methionine/alanine import family NSS transporter small subunit, whose translation is MSTGAIIMAILSCVILWGGFAVCLRIALKSNK
- a CDS encoding alkaline phosphatase, which gives rise to MKKLTKIVLTFIIFIFLIFFIHSTSFLFPKEKAPKNVILLIGDGMGENHIKAGEYLNGQKFKFESLPKGYVENLSMFFETTDSAAAGTAMATGIKTNPRKISENIFNKNEKTILELKKSEGKSTGIITTTSITDATPAVFASHSNNRHNHDEILNDFLSIKPDIIMGGGDPKLTDLKKLSFKQNNFQVIDTYDDFKLLSYKNKPIIATFGNTNLPYFDQEKIAPSLKEMTAKSLNILSKNKKGFFLMVEGGRIDDASHALEKDRTIHEMKNFGSTVDYVLQWAKKNKDTMVIITADHETGGIKNLINKGKNKVPSFDWKNNGSHTKALVPIYIYNGNYNINKKIIKNISIFNLMK
- a CDS encoding sodium-dependent transporter — its product is MSVEHRGEWGSRMGFILAAIGSAVGLGNIWRFPYTVASNGGGAFLIPYLVALLTAGIPILILEFSLGHKTRHSAPGVFGHLNKKYEVVGWFQTLIAFCITTYYVVIIAWAVSYAGYALTGAWGSDPKGFLFGNYLQLTDSPMKLGGLNTKVLIPLLIVWLVNYIVIRLGIKGGLEKANKIFMPLLVIALLIIVVRGVTLPGALSGLDYFFKPDFSKLLDPQVWLSAYGQIFFSLSVCFAIMYAYSSYLPKDSDIVNNAFITGLGNCSFSLLSGIGVFSVLGYMAYSQGVSVAEVSSAGVGLAFVVFPQAISALPGMNGIIGVIFFASLIFAGFSSSISIVEAVVASIRDKFNLTRKQALNRFTLISGLLSLVIATKGGLYILDIVDYATNQYGIVMAGFAELVIFGWLFKTDSVRRYANSLSDFAIGKWWLVCIRATSLILGLMLFLKIKNTINNPYEGYSWLALGIYGMGVIIAVIIGAIILAKKKGSDKFEQDIYHNGLGNEIKLDVED
- a CDS encoding STAS/SEC14 domain-containing protein, which translates into the protein MIELLSRSNKANFGIHASGKVTLEEELTFLGKLNSILEKHEKINILVLVEKNITWDTKAELEDLKWIVQNFNRINKVALVSDAEIAEIFFKQIQPLFELANINRAKFEANKINEAWDWLES